The following proteins are co-located in the Candidatus Zixiibacteriota bacterium genome:
- a CDS encoding GspE/PulE family protein, which yields MSDLPVGWDRSFCEKYKIYPRLGQHEVNGLYLSLDSDLSVVSFLKFREKKDLALIYLQQQEFAKRASELFGSEINKKNHKSFSPSEIGQDKSIIRLLDEIIGKGISVGASDIHFEPFEKNMDCRYRIDGVLRKDRNISGESVSEVIARIKIMSGLDISEKRRPQDGRIRFKAENRTVDIRVSILPTDFGEKAVLRILDKETLRLDLNLLGLSNLQHELLEGKIKLPNGMILVTGPTGSGKTTTLYAVLNRLRSPNVNITTIEDPIEYNLEGINQTQIKPEIDVTFANALRAILRQDPDIIMVGEIRDKETLDQAIRASLTGHLLLSTLHTNDAIATITRMIDLGAESYLLGSTLKLIIAQRLVQTICDHCKQPDSSPEQRAAALKLGIDSSAELFSGAGCTFCGNTGYVGRKAIYEMLPIDESLGNLISKGCTEADIRQYTQEHGYKRLKHAGIDLIKAGVTTPIEVFKAVAI from the coding sequence ATGTCAGACTTGCCTGTCGGTTGGGACCGGTCATTTTGTGAAAAATACAAAATCTACCCGCGTTTAGGTCAACACGAGGTGAACGGCCTGTATCTGTCCTTGGATTCGGATTTATCAGTCGTGAGCTTTTTGAAATTCCGTGAGAAAAAAGACCTGGCGTTAATATATCTACAACAACAAGAATTTGCTAAGCGGGCGAGTGAGCTTTTTGGGTCTGAAATTAATAAGAAAAATCATAAAAGTTTTTCCCCGAGTGAGATTGGTCAGGATAAATCAATCATCAGACTATTAGATGAAATAATTGGTAAGGGGATATCGGTCGGAGCATCAGATATACATTTTGAGCCGTTTGAAAAAAACATGGATTGCCGTTATCGCATTGATGGCGTGCTCCGTAAGGATCGGAATATCTCCGGCGAATCGGTTTCTGAAGTAATCGCTCGGATTAAGATTATGTCAGGATTGGATATTTCTGAAAAACGGCGCCCTCAGGATGGCCGAATCAGATTCAAAGCAGAAAACAGGACAGTAGATATTCGGGTATCGATTCTACCGACTGATTTTGGTGAGAAGGCAGTTCTTCGAATCCTTGATAAGGAGACACTGCGGCTTGATCTGAATCTTTTGGGATTAAGCAACTTGCAGCATGAACTTTTGGAAGGAAAGATTAAGCTTCCCAATGGCATGATACTTGTGACCGGGCCAACCGGGTCGGGAAAAACAACCACCTTGTATGCGGTTCTAAATCGTCTGCGTAGTCCGAACGTGAATATCACAACTATTGAAGACCCGATAGAATATAATCTTGAAGGGATAAATCAGACGCAGATAAAGCCGGAAATTGATGTAACCTTTGCCAATGCTCTGCGAGCGATATTGCGCCAGGATCCGGATATTATAATGGTTGGTGAGATTCGCGATAAGGAAACTCTGGATCAGGCCATTCGGGCGTCACTGACCGGTCATTTGTTGCTATCAACCCTTCATACCAATGATGCCATTGCGACAATAACTCGTATGATTGATCTGGGCGCAGAGAGCTATCTTCTGGGCTCGACTTTGAAATTGATAATCGCCCAGCGCTTGGTACAAACAATATGCGATCATTGCAAACAACCGGATTCGTCCCCGGAACAAAGAGCCGCGGCATTAAAATTAGGAATTGATTCATCGGCTGAGCTATTTTCGGGAGCCGGTTGTACATTCTGTGGGAATACCGGTTATGTTGGCCGCAAAGCAATTTATGAGATGCTTCCGATTGATGAATCACTTGGAAATTTGATATCAAAGGGATGTACCGAAGCTGACATACGTCAATATACACAGGAACATGGCTATAAACGTCTTAAGCATGCAGGAATTGATTTAATAAAGGCCGGGGTAACTACACCAATTGAGGTTTTCAAAGCCGTGGCAATATAA